In one Sulfurihydrogenibium sp. genomic region, the following are encoded:
- a CDS encoding DUF429 domain-containing protein, producing the protein MSILGIDLAGSEKRPTGIAYFKDNRILTKVVYKDEEILKIAKNFSKIFIDAPLSLPKGRDSLEVNNGIHFRECDIKLRKLKIKFFPLTLGPMRKLTERAIKLKIILKEQNKKVFEVFPGGFYDIMKLSRKNKEEIIKFYKNLGFELEDKKFIQDELDAIACLLTGLMHEKGESFILDGIDGSIILPRIENNLKLRSY; encoded by the coding sequence ATGAGTATACTCGGCATTGATTTAGCAGGGTCTGAAAAAAGACCGACAGGTATAGCTTATTTTAAAGATAACAGAATATTAACTAAAGTTGTATACAAAGATGAAGAAATTCTAAAAATAGCTAAAAACTTTTCTAAAATTTTTATAGATGCTCCCCTTTCACTACCGAAAGGAAGAGATTCATTGGAAGTAAACAATGGTATTCATTTTAGAGAATGTGATATAAAGCTTAGAAAACTTAAAATAAAATTTTTTCCACTTACGCTCGGACCTATGAGAAAACTAACAGAAAGAGCAATAAAGCTAAAAATAATACTCAAAGAACAAAACAAAAAAGTTTTTGAAGTTTTTCCTGGCGGATTTTATGATATTATGAAATTAAGTCGTAAAAATAAAGAAGAAATCATAAAATTTTACAAAAACTTAGGATTCGAACTTGAAGATAAAAAATTTATCCAAGATGAACTTGATGCAATAGCTTGCTTGTTAACTGGTTTAATGCATGAAAAAGGGGAAAGTTTTATTTTGGATGGC